GCTTCGGACAAGTACATCAACCCCTTCCCCAACGACAAGGCGGCGGCTGCCGCCAATGGTGGGGCGCTGCCGCCCGACCTGTCGTTGATGGCCAAGGCCCGCGTTGGCGGTCCGAACTACATCTACAGCCTGATGCTGGGCTTCAAGGAAGAAGCGCCGCATGGCGTGGTCATCCCCGAGGGCAAGTACTACAACACGTACTTCCCCGGTAATGCCATCGGCATGCCGCCGCAGCTGATGGAAGACCTGATCACCTATTCCGACGGCACCAAGGCGTCGCCGGAACAGCTGGCCCGCGACGTCACCGCCTTCCTCAACTGGGCCGCCGAGCCCGAGTTGAACGAGCGTAAGTCCATGGGCCTGAAGGTCATGATCTTCCTGGCGGTGTTCACCGCCTTGCTGTACGCGCTCAAGCGTCAGATCTGGAAGAACCTGCACTGATCCGGCTCATGCCGGACCGGCCCGCTCCGGCAGGCTATTGACAGATTGGCCGCCATCCCTGGGATGGCGGCCTTTTTGTTGCCTCGGGCGATGGACAGCCCTTGGCCAAACATGACACCCTGACCTTGGTATCGCCCCTCGCCCGGAATCCACATGCGCATTCTTTTGATCGAAGACGAAGCCGAGTTGGCCGAGTTGGTCCGCACCTACTTGCAGCAACTTCTGTTCGTCGTCGATCACACCGCCACGCTGGAAGATGCCCGATCGTTGCTGGAAACGGTGGTGTATGACGCCATCATCCTGGACCGTAGCCTGCCCGATGGTGATGGCCTGGAGTTGATCCCGCGTCTGCGCGCCCGCGGTATGGACATTCCGGTCCTGGCGGCCACCGCCCGCGATCAAGTGTGCGACCGGGTGCGCGGCCTGGATTCCGGCGTTGACGATTACCTGATCAAACCCTACAGCCTGCTGGAACTGGCCGCCCGCCTGCGCGCCTTGCTGCGCCGTCCGGGCAAGACGCTGAAAAACGAGCAGGTCATCGGCGACATCGTCCTTGACGCTTTTCAGGGCACGGCCACCATCGCCGGCGAGCCGCTGCTGCTGGCGCGGCGGCTGATCACCTTGCTGGATGTGCTGATGCGATCGGCGGGCCGGGTGGTGTCGCGTCCGGCCATCGAGACCCGTCTTTACAGCATCGATGACCAGATCGATTCCAACGCGCTCGAAGCCAGCATCTCGCGCCTGCGCCGGATTTTGGCCGACAAGGGCTCGTCGGTCACCATCCACACCATCCGCGGTGTCGGCTATATGCTGGCCGAAGGGGACAAGTCATGAGCGCAATTGCCCCTTATTCCCTGAGGTCGCGGCTGGTGTCGCGTCTGATTGCCGCCCACGCCGTCGTTCTCGCCGCCAACATTCCCTATTTCCTGTGGCGCGGCTACGTCAAACACGATGCCGAGGGCAATTTGGGAACAATGGGGGCGTGGCTGCTGCATGAACTGGTCACCGACGTCCTTCCCCTGGTTGTCCCGCTGTTTATCGCCACCACGTTGATCACCAAGCTGACCGTCCGCCGCAGCCTGGCCCAGATCGACGCCGCCACCCGCAAAGCCGCCGCCTTCGACCCGTCACATCTGGGCGTCCGTCTGCCCAGCACGGCAACCCCCAAGGAATTGCATCCGCTGGTCGACGCCATCAATGCTGGATTGGACCGGTTGGAGCGCGGCTTTGAAAGTCAAAAACGCTTTACCGCCAACGCCGCCCACGAACTGCGCACGCCGCTGGCGGTGCTGAAAGCCCGCTGTTCGCGTGAGACCGGACCGCAGGCGCGGGCGCTGCTGTCCGACATCGGTCGCATGACCAAAATCGTCGATCAATTACTGGGTATCGCCAGACTGGAGATGGGCCAAGTGCCGCTTGATGCCCGCGTTGACCTGGACATTATCTGTCGCCGGGTGGTGGCCGATCTGTTCCCGCTGGCCCTGGCCGCCGGCTGCGATCTTGGCTACAGCGCCGGTACGACGACGGTACTGGCTCGCGGCAACGAAGTGCTGCTGGAAGACGCCTTGCGCAACATCGTCGACAACGCCGTACACGTGGCACCGCCAGGAACCAGCGTCGAGGTGGTTTTGGACGACAGCGGCATCATCCATGTGCTGGATCGCGGCCCCGGTGTCGCCGACGGGCTGAAGACGGAAATCTTTCATCCCTTCCGCCGCCTGAACAACAGCAACCATCGCGGCGCCGGCCTGGGTCTGGGCATCGCCGCCGAGGCCATCGCCCTGCATGGCGGCACATTGTCCGTCCATGACCGCCCCGGCGGTGGGGCCGATTTCGTCGTCGACCTGTCGGCGGCGCCGACGCCGTCAGGTTGAGGTAAGGTTGGAGGCGCATATTTCCCTAAGAACAATATAGGGGGAAATGGACATGCGCATTCTCAACCTCATCCGCAACGCAACGCTGGCTCTGGCCTTGACCACGGCGGCGGTGACAACGGTGGCGCAGGCGGCGGAGGAAGCCTCTTCCATCTCGCGCGGCGGACGCCTTTACGACAAGTTCTGGGTCGAAACCAAGGCCGACGCCCCCAAGACCCCGCACGCGGCCTATCCGGACAAGGCCGGAAAATACGCGCAGGATTCGTCCTGGCGTTGCAAGGAATGTCACGGCTGGGATTACAAGGGCAAGGACGGCGCCTATGCCAAGGGTGGCCATGCCACCGGCATCATCGGCATCACCGGCGCCGCCGGCAAGGATCCGGCGGCCATCGTCGCCATTCTGCGCAACCCGGCCCACGGCTACGACGAGCAGAAACTGTCGGCCAAGGATGCCCAGGATCTGGCCCTGTTCGTGTCCAAGGGACAGATCGACATGAGCCAGTATATCGACTACGCGGCCAAGAAGGCCAAGGGCGACGCCGCCAAGGGCGAGGGCTATTTCAACACCCTGTGCGCCGGCTGCCATGGCACCGACGGTAAGAAGATCACCAACGCGCCGCCGCTGGGATCGCTGCAAAACCCGCAGGAAATGCTGCATAAGGTCTTGAATGGCCAGCCCAATCAGCCGATGCCGTCGCTGCGTCTGCTTGATCCGCAGATCGCCGTCGATCTGGTCAGCCATATGATGACGCTGCCGCAGCAATAGGAAACCATGCCCGACCGCCCCATCGGAGCGGTCGGGTCTTCCTACTTTTATTCCGTGCACGAGACCCTGCCATGACAAGACATCGTTCCGACGGCAAGCACTGGCTTGCCGGTTTGTGGCGCGCTTTTACGTCGCCTTCGGCCCGCTGGTCCTTTGGCGCCATCCTGATTGCCGGCGGTATCGGTGGTGTTTTGCTGTGGGGGGGCTTCAACACCTTCATGGAATACACCAACACCTTGGAATTCTGCGTCTCGTGTCACGAGATGGAGACCACCGTGTACCAGGAATACAAAAAGTCGCCGCATTACGAGAATGCCTCTGGCGTGCGCGCCGTTTGTGCCGACTGCCATGTGCCCAAGGATTGGGGAGCCAAAGTGCTGCGCAAGATCCAAGCCAGCAGCGAAATCTTCCACAAGCTGGCCGGCACCGTCGACACCCCCGAGAAATTCGAGGCCAAGCGCCGCCAACTGGCCGAGCGCGTCTGGGCGACGATGAAAGCCAACAACTCGCGCGAATGTCGCAATTGCCACGAATACCAGGCGATGGCATTCCACAAGCAACGCACCGAATCGCAGCAGAAGATGCAGTTGGAGGCCGCCCCCAAGAACATGGCCTGCGTCGAGTGCCACAAGGGCATCGCCCACAAATTTCCCCTGCCCCCCCGCGACGACGAATAAGCAAGCCGCCGCCACCCGCCATCCTTGCGATGGCGGGCTTTTTGTTTTATGGCATGGGCACCACTTGCAAGGGGCGAAGACATGAGCAAACCCGTTCTCGGCATCATCGGCGGTTCCGGCGTCTACGACATCGACGGCCTGACCAACACCCAATGGCGCCGCGTCGACAGCCCCTTCGGCCAACCGTCCGACGACTTGCTGTTCGGCGAATTGAACGGCCAACAATTGGTCTTCCTGCCCCGTCACGGTCGCGGCCACCGTATCCCGCCGTCAGAGCTTAATTATCGCGCCAATATCGACGCCCTGAAGCGGGCCGGCGTCACCGAGATCGTCTCGGTCTCGGCGGTGGGCTCGCTGAAGGAGGAATTGCCGCCCGGCACCTTCGTCATCGTCGACCAGTTCATCGACCGCACCTTCGCCCGCACCAAATCATTCTTTGAAACCGGCTTGGTCGCCCATGTGTCCATGGCCCATCCGGTGTGCGGACGCCTGGGCGACATCATCGAGCAGGCGGCCAAGGATGCCGGCATCGTCGCCGTGCGCGGCGGCACCTATCTGGTGATGGAGGGACCGCAATTCTCGACGCAGGCGGAAAGCAACCTGTACCGCCAATGGGGCTGCGACGTCATCGGCATGACCAACATGCCCGAGGCCAAGTTGGCGCGCGAAGCCGAGATGTGCTACGCCACCGTCGCCATGGTCACCGATTATGATTGCTGGCACCCCGATCACGACGCCGTGACGGTGGAACAGGTGGTCAAGGTGTTGCTGGAAAATGCCGACCGTGCCCGCGCCCTGGTCAAGGCCATCGTCCCCCAGGTGGGCGGACGGTCGGGCAATTGCGCCAAGGGCTGCCATACCGCGCTGGAACACGCCATCATCACCCATGGCGACAAGCGTGATCCTAACGTGGTCAGCAAGCTCGACGCCGTCGCCGGTCGTCTGTTGAAGCGTTAATCAGGAAACATCCTCGTCGCCACATTCATGGCGGATTTGCGCGCGCGTAGCACTGAGCACCAGCTCCAGGGCCCGTTCGCTGCATTCCACGCTACCATCGCAACCACGCCGGGTGGCGCACAGCAATATATCATGCAGACCATCCAAATCGTTGGCCTGCCCTCGTCCCAAGACCCAACCGCAATGCGGGCGTTGCGTATTCATTATTCCGCCCCCCAGACAAAAAAGGACGCCAACCCCGTTGGGGCGCGTCCTGTAATACTAACTTTATACCCGGATTTTATTTGTTGGTATGGTGGCAAAGGGATATGCACCATCCGAACCACGCCATGACCTTTAGGATGGTCCGGCCCTGGCGCCCCATTGCGCCCACGTCGAGGTTTTCGTAAGGTCGCTCAGACTTTCCCCCAGGATGACGCAGCATGAAGATCAACGGCACCCCCACCCGCACCATCTGGCCGGCAAAAGATGGCTGGGCGGTGGAAATCATCGACCAGACCCGCCTGCCGCATGAATTGGTGAATGTGCGGCTGGAAAGTCTGGCTGATGCCGCCCATGCCATCAAGGCCATGCTGGTGCGCGGCGCCCCCCTGATCGGCGCCACCGCCGCCTATGGCATGGCTTTGGCCGCGCGGGCCAACAGCTCTGATCTGGCGTTGACGGTGGCCTACAACATCCTGCATGCCACCCGCCCCACCGCCATCAATCTGAAATGGGCGCTGGATCAAATGATCACCGCCCTGGGCAAGGTGCCGGAAGATCAACGCATGGCCGCCGCCTATGCACGGGCCGCCGAAATCTGCGACGAGGATGTCGCCATCAATTCCGCCATCGGCGATAATGGCGCCACCCTGATCCAGGCCGCCTGGGAAAGCGCCCGCCGCGCCCGCGGCGCCGACCGTGTCAACGTGCTGACCCATTGCAATGCCGGCTGGCTGGCCACGGTGGATTGGGGCACCGCCATCGCCCCTATCTACAAGGCTCACGATGCCGGCATCCCGGTGCATGTGTGGGTGGATGAAACCCGCCCGCGCAACCAGGGCGCATCCCTGACCGCGCGCGAACTGAACTGGCACGGCGTGCCGCATACGGTGATCGCCGACAATACCGGCGGCCATCTGATGCAGCATGGCATGGTCGATCTGTGCATCGTCGGCACCGACCGGGTCACCAGCAACGGCGACGTCTGCAACAAGATCGGTACCTATCTGAAGGCGCTGGCGGCCAAGGATAATGCCGTACCGTTCTATGTCGCCCTGCCCAGCCCGACCATCGACTGGAGTGTCGCCGACGGCATCAAGGAAATCCCCATCGAGGAACGCGATGCCGCCGAGCAAACCCACATGACCGGCAAGGCCGCCGACGGCAGCATCGTCAGCGTCCAGGTCACTCCCGACGGCAGCCCGGCGGGCAATTGGGGTTTCGACGTCACTCCGGCCCGACTGGTCAGCGGCCTGATCACCGAACGCGGAATTTGCGCCGCCAGCCCCGAAGGCCTGCGCGGCCTGTTCCCGGAACGGAACGGCTGACATGCAAAGCATCGTCGATGCCGTCCGTCTGCTGGCCGAGCGCGGTCTGAACCAGGGCGCCTCGGGCAATGTTTCGCTGCGCGGCGAGGGCTGCTTCACCATCACCCCGTCCGGGGTTTCGGCGGATGTGCTGCGCCCCGACCAACTGGTCAGCATGGATATGGATGGCGCTTGGTCGGGGGCGTGGAAGCCGTCGAGCGAATGGCGGTTCCACCGCGACATCTATGCCGCCCGCGCCGATGCCCATGCCGTGGTCCATTGCCATTCCCCCGCCGCCACCGCCCTGGCGGTCTTGGGCAAGACCTTGCCTGCCTTCCATTACATGGTGGCCATCGCCGGCGGCGTCGACGTGCGCTGCGCCCCTTACGCCACCTTCGGCACCCAGGAATTGTCGGATGCGGCGCTCGCCGCCTTGACCGATCGCCGCGCCTGCCTGCTGGGCCATCATGGCATGATCAGTATCGGCAAGGATTTGGCCCAGGCGGTGGACATCGCGGTGGAAGTGGAGTTCCTGGCCGATCTCTATCTGCGTCTGCTGCCCCTGGGCGAACCGCCGGTGCTGCCGGCGGCAGAGATGGCGGTGGTGCTGGAAAAATTCAAATCCTATGGCGCCAACGCGCAAGCCCCTATAACGGCAGCCTGACCCGCGCCCGCAATCCGCCCAGGGGACTGTCTTCCAGCAGCACGTCGCCGCCATGGCCGCGAACAATATCGCGGGCGATGGTCAGACCCAGGCCGACTCCGCCGGTGGCCAGATTGCGCGACCGTTCCAGCCGGAAAAATGGTTTGAACACCTGTTCCCGGCTTTCCACCGGGATGCCGGGTCCATCGTCGTCGACGATGATTTCAGCCGCCTCGGCCCGCTTGCCCACCCGTACCCAGACATGACCACCATAGCGATGGGCGTTGCCGATCAGGTTGGAAATCACCCGGGCCATGGCTTGCGGCTTCAGCGGCATGACCAGACTGTCCTCGACATGCAAATCCAGCTCACGCCCCTCACGGCGATAGCGCGACACCACCTCGTCGACCAGGGCGGCCAGATCGGTGGGAGTGGTCGCCTCGCCGCCTTCGCCGCGGACAAAGGCCAGATAGCCCTCGACCATCTGTTCCATTTCCGCCACGTCTTCTTCCAACTCGGCCCGACCGTCCACCTCGCCCAGCATGGCCAATTGCAGCTTCATCCGGGTGAGCGGCGTCCGCAAATCGTGCGACACCCCGGCCAGCATTTCGGTGCGCTGCTGCATCTGCCGCTTGATGCGATCCTGCATCAGGTTGAAGGCCTGGGCCGCTTGGCGCACCTCGGTGGCGCCCTCGGGCTTGAAATGGGGGATATCGCGGCCCTTGCCGAAGGCGTCGGCGGCCACCGCCAGCTTGCGCACCGAGCGCACCTGATTGCGCATGAACACCGTGGCGATGCCCAACAACAGCATGGAGGTGCCGACCATCCACAGCACAAAAATATAGGTGGTGGAACTGAACAGGCGCTTGCGCGGCACGAAGACTTCCAACAATCCATCGGACAATTGCACCCGCACCGCCACCTCGCGCTCGAACGAGCGGGCGTCGACCATGAAGGGGCGCTGCACCCGATCGTTCAGCGCGTCGTGCAGGGCCTGTTCCATCAAACCGCGCGGCGGTTCCGGCGGCGTGTTGGGCAGGATGCCGCCGGTCTGGAAACGCATGTCCAGATCCATCTTGTTGGCGGCGATGCCGAACACCCGCAAGCGGTCTTCCGGTGCGGGGAAAGCCCGCACGCTTTCAATCACCGCGCCAATATCGCCGGCCAGCCCAGCCGACAACCGCCGCGCCACCGTGTCCCAGTGGCTGGCATAGAAGATGTAGGTGGACACCAACTGCACCACGATCAGCGGGGTGACGATGATCAGCAGCGAGCGCCCCAGCAGACCTTGCGGCAGGATGCGTTTGAACCAGCGTTCGGGCTGCGCCATCCTAGTCGGGCCTCAACATATAGCCTTGGCCGCGCACGGTTTGCAGATAGCGCGGCAGACGGGGATCGTCTTCCAGTTTTTTGCGCAGGCGGGTGACCTGGACGTCAACGGCGCGGGGATTGGCATCGTTGCCGGTGCGGTTGGCCAAATCGTCGCGGCTGACCGCCTGACCGGCGGCCTCGGCCAGGATACCCAGCAATTCCCGCTCGCCGGTGGTCAGATGCACCACCTCGTCGCCTTGGCGCAGTTCGGCCCGCACCGGATCCCAGACGAAAGCGCCCAAACCCAAGAGCTTGACCGCAATCCCCTCGACCTTGGGAGTGCGGCGCAGGATCGAGGCGATGCGCAGCAGCAACTCCCTGGGCTCGAACGGTTTGGTCAGATAATCGTCGGCCCCCGATTCCAGCCCCGAGATGCGGTCCTCGGACTCGCCCATGGCGGTCAGCAGCAGAATGGGAAGGGCGCTTTGGCCGCGCAAATCGCGGGTCAGGCTCAGGCCGTCCTCGCCCGGCATCATCACGTCCAACACCATCAGATCGGCTTCGACCACCGCCAGCTTGGCCCTGGCCTCGGCGGCGGAGGCGGCGGTGGTCACCAGATAACCGTTATCGGACAGGTATTTGCGCAGCAATTGCCGCAGCCGGTCATCGTCGTCGACCACCAGGATATGCGGCTTGTCGTCCATGATCGCCCCCTGTTAGCGCCAGCCGGGACCGCGCGACGGAAAGCGGGGGCGGTCGGCCTCATCGATCAGCCCCAGCATGACCTTGCGGAACCCCTCCACCGCCTCGGCCCCGGCCTCGCGGTAGGCGCGGGCGAAGCGGGCGCGCTGGCGTTCGGTCAATTGCCGTTCAAGCTCGGTGCCTTTTTCCGTCAATTCCAGCAGACGTTGGCGGCGGTCGTGCACGCCGGGACGCTGGGTGATGAAGCCCTCGTCCACCAATTGCCCCAAAACGCGGGACAGGGATTGCTTGGTGATGCGTAAAATGGCCAGCAAATCCGACACCGTCATGCCCGGATTGCGCCCGACGAAATAGATGACGCGGTGGTGCGCCCGCCCGAAGCCGTATTCGGCCAGGATGGCGTCGGGCTCGGCGGTGAAGTCGCGATAGGCGAAAAACAGCAATTCGATGCCCTGGCGCAATTCTTCTTCGCGCAGGAACAACGGATTGATGGGCGTCTTTACGTCAGTCATGTTGACATATATCTCTCAAAATGTTACGCGTGGCAAGAGCAAAGGGTAATTTTCTGACGTTTCACTCCTATCGGACGGAATATCATGGCTGACCTAGTCCCCTTCCACGATCGCGACGGCTTCATCTGGTTCGACGGCAAACTGACCCCCTGGCGCGACGCCAAGGTGCATGTTCTCACCCACGGCCTGCATTACGGCTCGGCGGTATTCGAGGGCGAGCGGGTTTACGGCGGCAAGGTGTTCAAGCTGACCGAGCACTCGGAGCGACTGGTCAAGTCGGGCGAAATCCTGGGCATGAAGGTTCCCTTCAGCGCCGCCGAAATCGACGCCGCCACCAATGAGACGGTCAAGGCCAACAATATCGTCGACGGCTATGTCCGCCCCATCGCCTGGCGCGGCTCGGAAATGATGGGTGTCGCCGCCCAGGCCAACAAGATCCATCTGGCCATCGCCTGCTGGGTGTGGCCCAGCTATTGGTCGCCCGAGGCCCGCATGCGCGGCATCCGCCTCAACATCAGTGAATGGCGTCGCCCGCATCCCCAGACCGCGCCGACCGCATCGAAGGCTGCCGGCCTTTACATGATCTGCACCATGAGCAAGCACAAGGCCGAGGCCGACGGCTATGAGGACTCGCTGATGCTGGATTATCGCGGTCAGGTGGCCGAAGCCACCGGCGCCAACGTTTTCTTCGTCTTCGATGGCGAGTTGCACACCCCCACCCCCGATTGCTTCCTGGACGGCATCACCCGGCGTACGGTCATCGACATCGCCAAAAAGCGCGGTCTGAAGGTGATCGAACGGGCCATCATGCCCGAGGACATGAGCAAGGCGACGGAATGCTTCCTGACCGGCACCGCCGCCGAAGTCACGCCTGTGCGCGAAATTGGACCCTACACATTCACGCCAGGGGAAATCAGCAAGACGCTCATTAGTGATTACGATGCTTTAGTGCGTTCTTAATTATCCCAAAGCATCAGAGAAAATTATCAGTTTTGCGAAAGGCCGGTGTTTGCAACGCCGGCCTTTCATAATACTATCAGTCAGGGGATTCGTCATCCGCGCCTACCGGTACGGGGTTTTGCACCGGTTGCGCCTGAACAGGTGATATTGCGTGAAAGCCTGGCAGAACCTGCGGCTGTCCAGCCGTTTCATGATCATCGTCGGCGTCGGCGTGATCGCCCTTATCCTAAGCGTTGTCGTGGTCATTGGTCGGTTCGAGCGGGCCGAGATGGAGCGCCAGTTACAGCGCCTGTCCGCCAATGAAATGACCTCGCTGCATGCCCTGATCCTCAACGTCATGGCCAAACGGCCCGAGGACGGCGACAATATCGGCATCCAGGTCTTCAACAGCTGGTTCGACAGCCGCAACATCCACTATCCCGGCAAGGTGTGGAGCGCCTGGGGCGACAAGGTCGTCGCCCACATGGCCGACACCGCACCCGACCACAAGCCCAAACTGCCGGTGGACGACATCGACCGCGAGGCCTTCGCCACCAAACAGCCGGTGGGCCGTTTCATCGATGGCGCCTATCGCTACGCCTATCCCATCGTCCTTGGCGTCACCGACGGCGCCGACCAGGAAGTCTGTTACGCCTGTCACGGCGGCATGGGCATGGAAAAGGGCGACGTCATCGCCGTGCTGTCGTCGTCGCTGTCCACCGCCGAGGCCGAGGCCAAGATGCAGCGCATCCTCACCTTCCTGGTGGTCGGCGGCGTTCTCGCCACCATCTTGGCGGTCATGGGCATTCGCTGGGGCTTGGCCCGCATCATCACCACCCCCATCCACGACATGACCGAACGCATGGGGGCGCTGTCCAAGGGCGACATCAGCATCGACGTGCCGGCCCTGGATCGCGGCGACGAGGTGGGCGACATCGCCCGCGCCGTCCAGGTGTTCAAGGACAACACCATCGCCAAACAGGCCATGGAACAGGAAGCCCGTCAGGCCGCCGCCGCCCGCGAAGCCCGCA
This is a stretch of genomic DNA from Magnetospirillum gryphiswaldense MSR-1 v2. It encodes these proteins:
- a CDS encoding cytochrome c1 produces the protein MRKLILSALTAAGLFASSGAALAAGGGEPLMKPGFSWDGFFGRYDQAELKRGFEVFNQVCSNCHGLRLVAYRNLSAVGLTADQIKDVAAAREVADAPNDEGIVSMRAGRASDKYINPFPNDKAAAAANGGALPPDLSLMAKARVGGPNYIYSLMLGFKEEAPHGVVIPEGKYYNTYFPGNAIGMPPQLMEDLITYSDGTKASPEQLARDVTAFLNWAAEPELNERKSMGLKVMIFLAVFTALLYALKRQIWKNLH
- a CDS encoding c-type cytochrome, which produces MRILNLIRNATLALALTTAAVTTVAQAAEEASSISRGGRLYDKFWVETKADAPKTPHAAYPDKAGKYAQDSSWRCKECHGWDYKGKDGAYAKGGHATGIIGITGAAGKDPAAIVAILRNPAHGYDEQKLSAKDAQDLALFVSKGQIDMSQYIDYAAKKAKGDAAKGEGYFNTLCAGCHGTDGKKITNAPPLGSLQNPQEMLHKVLNGQPNQPMPSLRLLDPQIAVDLVSHMMTLPQQ
- a CDS encoding MarR family winged helix-turn-helix transcriptional regulator encodes the protein MTDVKTPINPLFLREEELRQGIELLFFAYRDFTAEPDAILAEYGFGRAHHRVIYFVGRNPGMTVSDLLAILRITKQSLSRVLGQLVDEGFITQRPGVHDRRQRLLELTEKGTELERQLTERQRARFARAYREAGAEAVEGFRKVMLGLIDEADRPRFPSRGPGWR
- a CDS encoding NapC/NirT family cytochrome c, which codes for MTRHRSDGKHWLAGLWRAFTSPSARWSFGAILIAGGIGGVLLWGGFNTFMEYTNTLEFCVSCHEMETTVYQEYKKSPHYENASGVRAVCADCHVPKDWGAKVLRKIQASSEIFHKLAGTVDTPEKFEAKRRQLAERVWATMKANNSRECRNCHEYQAMAFHKQRTESQQKMQLEAAPKNMACVECHKGIAHKFPLPPRDDE
- a CDS encoding response regulator transcription factor, whose translation is MRILLIEDEAELAELVRTYLQQLLFVVDHTATLEDARSLLETVVYDAIILDRSLPDGDGLELIPRLRARGMDIPVLAATARDQVCDRVRGLDSGVDDYLIKPYSLLELAARLRALLRRPGKTLKNEQVIGDIVLDAFQGTATIAGEPLLLARRLITLLDVLMRSAGRVVSRPAIETRLYSIDDQIDSNALEASISRLRRILADKGSSVTIHTIRGVGYMLAEGDKS
- a CDS encoding sensor histidine kinase; amino-acid sequence: MSAIAPYSLRSRLVSRLIAAHAVVLAANIPYFLWRGYVKHDAEGNLGTMGAWLLHELVTDVLPLVVPLFIATTLITKLTVRRSLAQIDAATRKAAAFDPSHLGVRLPSTATPKELHPLVDAINAGLDRLERGFESQKRFTANAAHELRTPLAVLKARCSRETGPQARALLSDIGRMTKIVDQLLGIARLEMGQVPLDARVDLDIICRRVVADLFPLALAAGCDLGYSAGTTTVLARGNEVLLEDALRNIVDNAVHVAPPGTSVEVVLDDSGIIHVLDRGPGVADGLKTEIFHPFRRLNNSNHRGAGLGLGIAAEAIALHGGTLSVHDRPGGGADFVVDLSAAPTPSG
- a CDS encoding class II aldolase/adducin family protein, translating into MQSIVDAVRLLAERGLNQGASGNVSLRGEGCFTITPSGVSADVLRPDQLVSMDMDGAWSGAWKPSSEWRFHRDIYAARADAHAVVHCHSPAATALAVLGKTLPAFHYMVAIAGGVDVRCAPYATFGTQELSDAALAALTDRRACLLGHHGMISIGKDLAQAVDIAVEVEFLADLYLRLLPLGEPPVLPAAEMAVVLEKFKSYGANAQAPITAA
- a CDS encoding ATP-binding protein, which encodes MAQPERWFKRILPQGLLGRSLLIIVTPLIVVQLVSTYIFYASHWDTVARRLSAGLAGDIGAVIESVRAFPAPEDRLRVFGIAANKMDLDMRFQTGGILPNTPPEPPRGLMEQALHDALNDRVQRPFMVDARSFEREVAVRVQLSDGLLEVFVPRKRLFSSTTYIFVLWMVGTSMLLLGIATVFMRNQVRSVRKLAVAADAFGKGRDIPHFKPEGATEVRQAAQAFNLMQDRIKRQMQQRTEMLAGVSHDLRTPLTRMKLQLAMLGEVDGRAELEEDVAEMEQMVEGYLAFVRGEGGEATTPTDLAALVDEVVSRYRREGRELDLHVEDSLVMPLKPQAMARVISNLIGNAHRYGGHVWVRVGKRAEAAEIIVDDDGPGIPVESREQVFKPFFRLERSRNLATGGVGLGLTIARDIVRGHGGDVLLEDSPLGGLRARVRLPL
- the mtnA gene encoding S-methyl-5-thioribose-1-phosphate isomerase, whose protein sequence is MKINGTPTRTIWPAKDGWAVEIIDQTRLPHELVNVRLESLADAAHAIKAMLVRGAPLIGATAAYGMALAARANSSDLALTVAYNILHATRPTAINLKWALDQMITALGKVPEDQRMAAAYARAAEICDEDVAINSAIGDNGATLIQAAWESARRARGADRVNVLTHCNAGWLATVDWGTAIAPIYKAHDAGIPVHVWVDETRPRNQGASLTARELNWHGVPHTVIADNTGGHLMQHGMVDLCIVGTDRVTSNGDVCNKIGTYLKALAAKDNAVPFYVALPSPTIDWSVADGIKEIPIEERDAAEQTHMTGKAADGSIVSVQVTPDGSPAGNWGFDVTPARLVSGLITERGICAASPEGLRGLFPERNG
- a CDS encoding branched-chain amino acid aminotransferase; this translates as MADLVPFHDRDGFIWFDGKLTPWRDAKVHVLTHGLHYGSAVFEGERVYGGKVFKLTEHSERLVKSGEILGMKVPFSAAEIDAATNETVKANNIVDGYVRPIAWRGSEMMGVAAQANKIHLAIACWVWPSYWSPEARMRGIRLNISEWRRPHPQTAPTASKAAGLYMICTMSKHKAEADGYEDSLMLDYRGQVAEATGANVFFVFDGELHTPTPDCFLDGITRRTVIDIAKKRGLKVIERAIMPEDMSKATECFLTGTAAEVTPVREIGPYTFTPGEISKTLISDYDALVRS
- a CDS encoding S-methyl-5'-thioadenosine phosphorylase encodes the protein MSKPVLGIIGGSGVYDIDGLTNTQWRRVDSPFGQPSDDLLFGELNGQQLVFLPRHGRGHRIPPSELNYRANIDALKRAGVTEIVSVSAVGSLKEELPPGTFVIVDQFIDRTFARTKSFFETGLVAHVSMAHPVCGRLGDIIEQAAKDAGIVAVRGGTYLVMEGPQFSTQAESNLYRQWGCDVIGMTNMPEAKLAREAEMCYATVAMVTDYDCWHPDHDAVTVEQVVKVLLENADRARALVKAIVPQVGGRSGNCAKGCHTALEHAIITHGDKRDPNVVSKLDAVAGRLLKR
- a CDS encoding response regulator, with protein sequence MDDKPHILVVDDDDRLRQLLRKYLSDNGYLVTTAASAAEARAKLAVVEADLMVLDVMMPGEDGLSLTRDLRGQSALPILLLTAMGESEDRISGLESGADDYLTKPFEPRELLLRIASILRRTPKVEGIAVKLLGLGAFVWDPVRAELRQGDEVVHLTTGERELLGILAEAAGQAVSRDDLANRTGNDANPRAVDVQVTRLRKKLEDDPRLPRYLQTVRGQGYMLRPD